Part of the Kitasatospora sp. NBC_00374 genome is shown below.
CCAGGGTGCCGTCGGGGGCGAGATTGACCAGCGCGTCGTAGGCGTAGCGGGCGTGGGAGGCGCCGAAGGCCGAGTACGGGTCGAAGCTCGGCGTCTCGCTGGACTCGGCGATCCGGACGGTGCCGTGGTCCACCAGGGGGGTGGTCGTCGAGGAGGTGGCGCCGCCGTCGCAGCCGCCCAGCGCGACGGCCGAGGCGGTGAGGGCAGCTGCCAGGACGACCGGCGGGTTACGTCGGGGCATGCCGTCATGGTGTCACCGGGTCCGGTCGTGGTGAATCAACTAACGTGCACGGCAGAAGTGTTCGAGCGTCCGGAGATGCCTGATGGCTGGGCCGGGAGCCGTCCGGGGTGACGGGGCGGGCGATCCTTGTTCACCCTTACGAGAGGGTGGCGGGGCTCGCTGCCGCGAGTCCGACGGGGTGGGAAGCCGCCATTCCCGGGCTGCGGCGATGGGCGGCGCGGCAATGTGACGCTCATTCGAGGCGGATAATCGGTAATAGCACAAAATGGCGTTCGAGTGCGCTGGGATTCGGATGTCGCGGGAAGGCCATGACCACTCGCACGAGTGAATCCAGCAGAATCCATTTGGCTCAGGCCGACATGGTTCGAGTACGGTGACCGTGGGATCGGACGGCGCGTTCCGGTATCCGGGAATCCGATTCGTTAGGTGAATCCCGGATTCCGAGATGGAATGCTTCCATCCGCCCGGCTGTGCGCTGCTCCGGTGTTCGCCGTGCCCGGGTTCCCTGTCATACGTATGCGTAGAGAGGACGGAGCATCATGCCACCCCTGGTACCCCCCTTCCTGGTCGGTCTCATCGTCGCGCCGCTGGCCAAGCGACTTCTCAAGCCACTGGTGCGCGGGGTCGTCAAGACATCCGTCGGCCTCGCGATGGAGGTGAAGAAGGCGGCCCAGGAGGCCGGGGAGAACATCCACGACCTCGCGGCAGAAGTGGCCGCCGATGTGATGGCCGCCCAGATCGCCGCCGGTGAAACCGAGGACCACCCCGGTGACGGCCGGCACACCGCCGGGAACGGCGCCAAGGGAGGGGCTGCCGGCCACGCCGAGGGGGACGCGAGGACCCCGAAGATCCGGGCGACCGCCGGCGCCGTCGCCGGAAAGTCGCACTGACAGCCCGTGAGGACTGCGGCCGCCGCCAGGCGCGCACGCCGATCGATTTCGGCGGAACGCGCCCCGGCGGCGGCCGTTCGCAGGCCGTTCGGCCGCACAGAATCGCTGTCCAGAATCTCCCGCTCCGTCGCCGTGATCCGTCGTTTCCGTGACAGTTCTCCGTGACCTCCGCAAACAGGTGATCGTACACATGCCATCGCTACTGGGTGTCGCAGCCGGATTCGGCTCCGTGGAACCGGGCGCGAGCCCCCGCTCGGTCACCCCGGGCCGCCAGCGCTGGGACGTCAAGCTGGTGCTCGGACGGCCCCGGACGGCCGAGATCCTCGCCGCCGCGCTGCGCCGCATTCCAGGGATCACCGAGGCCCAGGCCAACCCGGTCACCGGCGGGGTGCTCGTCCGGCACGACGCGCGGCTGCGCGCCGCGGACGTCGGCCGGATCGTCCGCAGGGTCGTCAGCCGGGTCGCGGAGGATCCGACCGGGGCGGGACGCCAGGCGCCGGCCCGGCCCGCCTCCGCGTCGGCCCCGCAGACGGGCCGCGGCCCGGTCGTGCGCCCCGTGCTCGCCGTCGGCGGCGGGGTCGCGGCCGGGGTCGCGCTGATCAAGGGGTCGGCACTGGGCAGGCAACTGGTGGCGGTGGGCGGGGTGGCCGTGGCGACCGCGGTCGTCCTGCGGAAGGCGTGGCACAGAACGGTCGCCGCGTCCCGGGACGCGGCCGGGCCCGGTACCGAACGCCACCCCCTGCTGGAGATCGTCGGACCGCACCGCCGCCGCCTCCACCGGGCCGCCACCCTGTCCGTCGCCTGCCAGGCCGCGGAAGTGGCACTCGGCACCTTCCTCGGCTGGACCGGCCTGGTCCTCATCAAGGGTGAGGCGGCCCCTCTGGTCAGCCTCGGCCTGACCACGGCCTCCGCCCAACTCTGGGGGCTCGCCGGGCTGGTGGCCGCGGCCTGCGCCGCGGTGGCGGGCCTCTCGTACGCCTCGAACGTCCAGTGGCGCCGACTCGGCCAGGACATCGAGCACGACTGGCGCGGCCGCACGTACCGACACGTCCAGCACCTCGAACTGGGACACCTGGAGGGCGAGCGGACCAGCCGGGTGGCCGGCACGCTCACCAACGACGTCGGCCAGCTGGGCGCCTTCTTCGCCGGCCCGGCCAACGACGTGCTGCAACTCGGCACCAGCCTGGCCCTCCTGGTACCGGCGTTCCTCCTGCTGGCACCGCAGATCGCGTGGATCGCGTTCCTGCCGATCCCGGTCATCGCCTGGCTCTCGCTGCACCACCAGGACAAGGCCGCGGCAGGCTACGCCGCCGCCGGCGAGCGCCGGGCCCGGCTGGGCAGCCAGGTGATCAACTCGCTCGAAGCCGGTGCGACCGTCAAGAGCTTCTGCACCGAGGACTACGAGGCCGAGCGCATCGACGGGCTGAGCGAGGAGGTCCAGGAGAGCAGCCGGCAGACCGATCGGAGCACGATCCGCCACGCCGAGACCGTCCGGGCCTGCACCACCGCGTCGATGGCCGGCACCCTGCTGATCGGTGGCCGTGCGGTGCTCAACGGCACCCTGCGCTTCGAGGTGTTCAGTCCGCTGATCGGGCTGCCCCAGATGCTGCTGATGCGGATGAGCCGGCTCGGCGGCATCGCCGACCAGTACCAGCGCACCCTCGCCTCCTACGACCGGGTCCAGCGGCTGCGTGCCCTGCCCGTCGAGGCGGACGGCGGCGACGGGACACTCGACCCCGCCGAGGTGCGGGGCGAGATCGTCCTTGACGGGGTCACCTTCGCCTACCCCGGCCGGCCGGCGACCCTGGAGGACCTCTCGCTGACCATCCCGGCCGGGCAGGTGACCGCCCTGGTGGGTGCCACCGGATCCGGCAAGACGACGATCGCCAAACTGCTGATGCGCTTCCAGGACGTGGAGTCCGGCCGGGTGCTGCTCGACGGGCAGGACGTCCGGGACCTGCGGCGGTACGACCTGCGCCACGCCATCGGCTTCGTCGCCCAGGACCCGTTCCTCTTCGACGGCAGCATCGCCGACAACATCCGCTACGGCAGCTTCGGAGCCCCGGACGAGGCCGTGGTCCAGGCCGCCGCCATGGCGGAGGCGCACACCTTCATCGCGACGCTGCCGGACGGCTACGACACCCTGATCGGCGAACGCGGCGCCGCGCTCTCCGGCGGCCAGCGGCAGCGGATCGCCCTGGCGCGCGCGATCCTCAAGGACTCGCCGGTCGTCATCCTCGACGAGGCCACCTCCGCCGTGGACAACGAGACCGAGGCCGCCATCCAGCGCACACTGCGCAGCTTCGCGGCCGACCGGACGATGGTCGTCATCGCCCACCGCCTCTCCACGGTCCGCCATGTCGACCGGATCTATGTCATGGACAAGGGCGGCATCATCGCCGAACAGGGCACCCACGACGAACTCCTCGCCCAGCACGGACTCTACGCATCCCTCTGGCAGCTCCAGGCCGGCGAACTCGCCGCCTGACCGTAGAGAGCCGCCCCGGCCGCCGACCGCGTGACGCCACCGCGGTCGGCGCGGCCCTGCGCGCCCTGCGCGCCCGCCCGCCCACACTTCTGGAGGTACCCCATGTCCCGCCCGCCCCGCCGCGACGGCGACGTCCTTCCCCTGACCGCGGCCCAGCGGGAGATCTGGCTCGCCGAGCAGAGCTCCCGGACGGCGGTCCCGGGCTACCGCGTCGGTGAGTGTCTGGAGATCCACGGGCCGGTCGATCCGGAGCTGTTCGAAGCCGCGCTGCGCCGGGTGGTCGACGAGGTCGACGCCCTGCACGTGACCTTCGTCGACGACGGTGAGGGCCCGCGCCAGATCCTCCGCGAGA
Proteins encoded:
- a CDS encoding DUF5132 domain-containing protein codes for the protein MPPLVPPFLVGLIVAPLAKRLLKPLVRGVVKTSVGLAMEVKKAAQEAGENIHDLAAEVAADVMAAQIAAGETEDHPGDGRHTAGNGAKGGAAGHAEGDARTPKIRATAGAVAGKSH
- a CDS encoding ATP-binding cassette domain-containing protein, translated to MPSLLGVAAGFGSVEPGASPRSVTPGRQRWDVKLVLGRPRTAEILAAALRRIPGITEAQANPVTGGVLVRHDARLRAADVGRIVRRVVSRVAEDPTGAGRQAPARPASASAPQTGRGPVVRPVLAVGGGVAAGVALIKGSALGRQLVAVGGVAVATAVVLRKAWHRTVAASRDAAGPGTERHPLLEIVGPHRRRLHRAATLSVACQAAEVALGTFLGWTGLVLIKGEAAPLVSLGLTTASAQLWGLAGLVAAACAAVAGLSYASNVQWRRLGQDIEHDWRGRTYRHVQHLELGHLEGERTSRVAGTLTNDVGQLGAFFAGPANDVLQLGTSLALLVPAFLLLAPQIAWIAFLPIPVIAWLSLHHQDKAAAGYAAAGERRARLGSQVINSLEAGATVKSFCTEDYEAERIDGLSEEVQESSRQTDRSTIRHAETVRACTTASMAGTLLIGGRAVLNGTLRFEVFSPLIGLPQMLLMRMSRLGGIADQYQRTLASYDRVQRLRALPVEADGGDGTLDPAEVRGEIVLDGVTFAYPGRPATLEDLSLTIPAGQVTALVGATGSGKTTIAKLLMRFQDVESGRVLLDGQDVRDLRRYDLRHAIGFVAQDPFLFDGSIADNIRYGSFGAPDEAVVQAAAMAEAHTFIATLPDGYDTLIGERGAALSGGQRQRIALARAILKDSPVVILDEATSAVDNETEAAIQRTLRSFAADRTMVVIAHRLSTVRHVDRIYVMDKGGIIAEQGTHDELLAQHGLYASLWQLQAGELAA